The Hymenobacter oligotrophus genome has a window encoding:
- a CDS encoding cell division protein FtsQ/DivIB: MTALTVFASVRQANRPVGSVIVSIGNEFNNFFISEQQVTALLTRNGNQQLEGAEPQELDLRALEGRLKTHPFVKDAQVYRDLGGNLHADVRQNRPIARLVHPNADQDLYVDADGQTLPLSTLYSARVVPIARVGGAPLSSGFFRDSTGRRYLEFLRYIDEHPFWRAQVAEVFVSVNGKLTFTQQVGDQRVEFGYPENISEKFAKLMVFYRQIPPALGWDTYHRVNVEFQNQIICE; encoded by the coding sequence ATGACGGCTTTAACGGTATTCGCGTCGGTGCGGCAGGCCAACCGCCCCGTGGGTTCGGTAATTGTTTCGATCGGCAACGAATTCAATAATTTCTTCATCAGCGAACAGCAAGTGACGGCACTGCTCACGCGCAACGGAAATCAGCAGTTGGAAGGCGCCGAGCCGCAGGAGCTCGACCTGCGCGCGTTGGAGGGGCGTTTGAAAACCCACCCGTTTGTGAAGGATGCCCAAGTGTACCGCGACCTAGGCGGCAACTTGCACGCCGATGTGCGCCAGAACCGTCCCATTGCCCGCCTCGTGCACCCCAATGCCGACCAAGACCTATATGTGGACGCCGACGGCCAAACGCTGCCGCTCTCGACCCTGTATTCGGCGCGCGTGGTGCCCATTGCGCGCGTGGGCGGTGCGCCGTTGAGCAGCGGGTTTTTCCGCGACTCGACAGGACGCCGTTACCTGGAGTTTTTGCGTTACATCGACGAGCATCCCTTCTGGCGTGCGCAGGTGGCCGAAGTATTTGTGTCGGTCAACGGCAAGCTCACGTTTACCCAGCAAGTAGGCGACCAACGCGTAGAATTTGGATATCCTGAGAATATTTCGGAAAAATTCGCGAAACTCATGGTATTTTACCGCCAAATTCCGCCAGCTTTAGGATGGGATACGTACCACCGGGTTAATGTGGAATTTCAGAATCAAATTATTTGCGAATAA
- the murC gene encoding UDP-N-acetylmuramate--L-alanine ligase, translated as MNPVAQFPYVYFLGIGGIGMSALARWFRANGHIVWGYDKTRTPLTEALQHEGIHVHYADDPLSIPTEVRVNPDKTLVVLTPAMPKDHREWAWLRENNFNIQKRSQVLGLLTQGRRTVAVAGTHGKTTTSSMVAHLLHHAQVPAGAFLGGICVNLDSNLLLPPAEAGPEVPVVVEADEYDRSFLTLHPDVAIVTSTDADHLDIYGEQSALVDSFRQFVSQIKPGGTLLLNHTADQSLATAVQPGVRVLRYGLTPEQGPDLHTGHIQAQGHKFHFDLLAPGLGDMRVPGLELPVPGYHNVENLLAAAAAASIVGLPWEQLPEAVAAYRGVHRRFEFVLTKGEDHAFIDDYAHHPREIEAFLRSVRALYPGKRIRAIFQPHLYTRTRDFVDGFAQSLSLADEVILLPIYPAREQPIEGVESDIIFEKLTTTRKALLTKERLLQVESAYGDDDFEVLVTIGAGDIDQLVPELKKILNKKWYGAEA; from the coding sequence ATGAATCCTGTAGCTCAATTTCCCTACGTTTATTTCCTAGGTATTGGCGGCATTGGCATGTCGGCGCTGGCGCGCTGGTTTCGGGCCAACGGCCACATTGTGTGGGGCTACGACAAAACGCGTACGCCGCTTACCGAGGCTTTGCAGCACGAGGGCATCCACGTGCACTACGCCGACGACCCACTCAGCATCCCTACCGAAGTGCGGGTGAACCCCGACAAGACGCTGGTAGTACTGACGCCCGCCATGCCCAAAGACCACCGCGAGTGGGCTTGGCTGCGCGAAAACAACTTTAACATCCAGAAGCGAAGCCAGGTGCTGGGCTTGCTCACGCAGGGCCGCCGCACGGTGGCCGTGGCGGGTACGCACGGCAAAACCACCACCAGCAGCATGGTTGCGCATTTGTTGCACCACGCGCAAGTGCCGGCCGGCGCTTTCCTGGGTGGCATTTGCGTCAACCTCGATTCGAACCTGCTGCTGCCGCCCGCCGAGGCCGGGCCCGAGGTGCCGGTGGTAGTGGAGGCCGACGAATACGACCGGTCGTTTCTGACGCTGCACCCCGATGTGGCCATTGTAACGAGCACCGACGCCGACCACCTCGACATTTACGGCGAGCAGTCGGCCCTGGTCGATTCGTTTCGGCAGTTTGTAAGCCAGATCAAGCCCGGTGGCACGCTGCTGCTCAACCACACCGCCGATCAAAGCCTGGCCACGGCCGTGCAGCCCGGTGTGCGCGTGTTGCGCTACGGCCTCACGCCCGAGCAAGGCCCCGATCTGCATACCGGCCACATTCAGGCGCAAGGCCACAAGTTTCACTTCGATTTGCTGGCGCCCGGCCTAGGTGATATGCGCGTGCCTGGCCTGGAGCTGCCGGTGCCCGGCTACCACAACGTGGAGAACCTGCTGGCCGCTGCCGCCGCCGCCAGCATTGTGGGCTTGCCCTGGGAGCAACTGCCCGAGGCCGTAGCTGCCTACCGGGGGGTGCACCGCCGCTTCGAGTTTGTGCTGACGAAGGGGGAGGACCACGCCTTTATCGACGACTACGCCCACCACCCCCGCGAGATTGAGGCCTTTTTGCGCTCGGTGCGCGCCCTATATCCCGGCAAGCGCATTCGGGCCATTTTTCAGCCGCACCTCTACACCCGCACCCGCGATTTTGTCGATGGTTTTGCCCAAAGCCTAAGCCTGGCCGACGAGGTTATTTTGTTGCCCATTTACCCGGCCCGCGAGCAGCCCATCGAAGGCGTTGAATCGGATATCATCTTCGAGAAGCTGACTACTACCCGCAAAGCCTTGCTCACCAAGGAGCGCCTGCTGCAAGTAGAAAGCGCCTACGGCGACGACGATTTTGAGGTGCTGGTCACCATCGGCGCGGGCGACATTGACCAGCTTGTCCCGGAATTGAAAAAAATTCTGAACAAAAAATGGTATGGCGCTGAAGCGTAA
- the murG gene encoding undecaprenyldiphospho-muramoylpentapeptide beta-N-acetylglucosaminyltransferase, whose protein sequence is MPNPAAHIESNLNASCRVIISGGGTGGHIFPAVAIANELRRRRPDADILFVGANGRMEMTRVPEAGYRIVGLDISGLQRRLTPQNLLFPVKVFRAVRKAGKLLERFRPDAVVGVGGYASAPVLLAATSRAIPSLIQEQNSYAGLVNKLLARRVDKICVAYDGMARFFPQDRLVLTGNPVRSEIAGGSREEALTFFGLDPARPVLLVVGGSLGARTLNQATAAALPQLQEAGVQLLWQTGKLYYPNAQQEAAPFAAAGLHALEFIRRMDLAYAAADVVISRAGALSVSELCLTGKPCVLVPSPNVAEDHQTKNAQALSSRSAALLVTDAEVPHKLYNVALDLLRNPARQTELRRNILPLARPDATTAIVDELEILIERQRALAAR, encoded by the coding sequence ATGCCAAATCCGGCTGCCCATATCGAGTCCAATCTGAATGCATCTTGCCGCGTGATTATCAGCGGCGGGGGCACGGGTGGGCACATTTTTCCGGCCGTAGCCATTGCCAACGAGCTGCGCCGCCGCCGCCCCGATGCCGACATCCTGTTTGTGGGTGCCAACGGCCGCATGGAGATGACGCGCGTACCCGAAGCCGGCTACCGCATTGTGGGGCTTGATATTTCGGGCTTGCAGCGCCGCCTTACGCCGCAAAATCTGCTCTTTCCGGTTAAGGTGTTTCGGGCCGTGCGCAAGGCAGGCAAGCTGCTCGAGCGTTTTCGGCCCGATGCCGTGGTGGGCGTAGGCGGTTACGCCTCGGCGCCGGTGCTGTTGGCTGCTACCTCGCGCGCTATTCCGTCGCTTATTCAGGAGCAAAACTCCTACGCGGGCCTCGTAAACAAGCTGCTGGCCCGCCGCGTCGATAAAATTTGCGTGGCTTACGATGGCATGGCGCGATTCTTCCCGCAAGATCGGCTGGTGCTCACGGGCAACCCTGTGCGCAGCGAAATTGCCGGCGGTAGCCGCGAGGAGGCCCTTACGTTTTTCGGCCTCGACCCCGCGCGCCCGGTGCTGCTGGTGGTAGGCGGAAGCCTAGGTGCCCGTACGCTTAACCAAGCCACGGCAGCGGCCTTGCCACAGTTGCAAGAAGCTGGCGTGCAGTTGCTCTGGCAAACGGGCAAGCTGTACTACCCTAATGCCCAGCAAGAAGCCGCGCCTTTTGCCGCTGCTGGCTTGCATGCGCTAGAGTTCATTCGGCGCATGGATTTGGCCTACGCCGCCGCCGATGTGGTAATTAGCCGCGCCGGGGCGCTGTCGGTTTCGGAGCTGTGCCTTACCGGCAAACCTTGCGTGCTGGTGCCCTCGCCCAACGTGGCCGAAGACCACCAAACAAAAAATGCGCAGGCATTGTCCTCGCGCTCTGCGGCTTTGCTGGTAACCGATGCCGAGGTCCCGCACAAGCTCTACAATGTGGCCTTGGATTTGCTGCGCAACCCCGCCCGGCAAACCGAGCTGCGCCGCAACATTCTGCCCCTGGCCCGCCCCGATGCCACCACGGCCATCGTCGACGAACTGGAAATCTTAATTGAACGCCAACGCGCCCTCGCAGCCCGATGA
- a CDS encoding FtsW/RodA/SpoVE family cell cycle protein: protein MEPIKNWLQRNLKGDPILWVIVLIFSVISILVVYSATGTLAYKKMGGNTEYFLIKHAGLIFVGLFSAWLAHLIDYRHYSRLSLWALLASVPLLLFTYFFGGTTVNDASRWITIPVINQTFQPSDLAKLALISHLASMLSRRQQYIENFKTTLLPVMIWVGVICGIIVLSNASTALLLFFTCLLLMFIGRVPMKHMVLTVVIVVSLGGVALTAGQRWGTVQKRIESFTDKSKPVPFQLEHSYIAIATGGLTGKGPGKSTERNILPHPYSDFIYAVIIEEYGFVGGVGILFLYLAFLYRGLITVMRSYGAFGGLLSAGLSFSLVLQAMVNMGVAVGLGPITGLPLPMLSMGGTSLIFTGISIGIILSVSRGERELRPMTGEPDDAPRIPKQTALA, encoded by the coding sequence ATGGAACCCATCAAGAACTGGCTACAGCGCAACCTGAAGGGCGACCCTATCTTATGGGTCATCGTGCTGATTTTTTCGGTTATCAGCATTTTGGTGGTGTACTCGGCCACGGGCACCCTGGCGTACAAGAAGATGGGCGGCAATACCGAGTATTTCCTCATCAAGCACGCTGGCCTGATCTTCGTCGGACTGTTCTCGGCGTGGTTGGCGCACCTCATCGACTACCGCCACTACTCTCGCTTGTCGTTGTGGGCGCTGCTGGCCTCGGTACCGCTGCTGTTGTTCACGTATTTCTTCGGGGGCACTACCGTAAACGACGCCTCGCGCTGGATTACCATTCCGGTAATCAACCAAACGTTTCAGCCTTCCGACTTGGCCAAGCTCGCGCTGATTTCGCACTTGGCCAGCATGTTGTCGCGCCGGCAGCAGTATATCGAGAACTTTAAAACTACGCTGCTGCCCGTAATGATTTGGGTGGGGGTTATCTGCGGCATCATTGTGCTGTCGAACGCTTCCACGGCCCTGTTGCTGTTTTTTACCTGCCTGCTGCTGATGTTTATCGGCCGCGTGCCCATGAAGCATATGGTCCTCACGGTCGTAATTGTGGTTTCCCTAGGTGGCGTGGCCCTTACGGCCGGCCAGCGCTGGGGTACGGTACAAAAGCGGATCGAGTCGTTCACGGACAAATCGAAACCGGTGCCGTTTCAGCTCGAGCACAGCTACATCGCCATTGCTACGGGCGGCCTCACCGGCAAAGGTCCCGGCAAAAGCACCGAGCGCAACATTCTGCCGCACCCGTATTCCGACTTCATTTACGCTGTGATTATCGAAGAGTATGGCTTTGTTGGTGGCGTGGGCATCTTGTTCCTGTACCTAGCCTTTCTGTACCGCGGGCTGATTACCGTAATGCGCAGTTACGGCGCTTTCGGAGGGCTACTCTCGGCTGGGCTGAGCTTTAGTTTGGTATTGCAGGCCATGGTGAATATGGGCGTTGCCGTGGGCCTAGGTCCGATTACGGGCCTGCCGCTGCCCATGCTCAGCATGGGCGGTACCTCGCTGATTTTCACGGGTATCAGCATCGGTATTATCTTGAGCGTGAGCCGGGGCGAGCGGGAGCTTCGTCCCATGACGGGAGAGCCCGACGATGCACCCCGCATCCCGAAACAAACGGCGCTGGCTTGA
- the murD gene encoding UDP-N-acetylmuramoyl-L-alanine--D-glutamate ligase has product MSKIVILGSGESGVGAALLAHAKGHDVFVSDGGALKPVYKEKLDRAGIRYEEGAHTLEEILAADEIVKSPGIPEKAPVMQAVRAKGIRVISEIDLASRYTKAKSIGITGTNGKTTTTLLTYHLLKEAGYKVGLAGNVGHSFAEQVIDDQFDWYVLELSSFQLDDTYDYAPTVAVLLNITPDHLDRYEYSMQKYAQAKLRLTRNLDSSSYFIYNADDRLIEQEYQSVFVDTNDLPFTLADHPERKCAAFFTAETTLRLDIPHVQADGYEEVSLANSPLIGQHNRQNQAAAIMAARVAGVSVEQIEAALPRFHNADHRLQPVGEINGARFINDSKATNVEAAWFALDGVKAPLIWIAGGTDKGNDYSTLVPLARDKVKALICLGADNAKLRQVFGEVVPQLEETQDVREAVRRAAALAAPGDVVLLSPACASFDLFKNYEDRGRQFAQAVKDLALNTMT; this is encoded by the coding sequence ATGTCTAAAATCGTAATCCTAGGTTCGGGCGAAAGCGGGGTAGGGGCAGCACTGTTGGCGCACGCCAAAGGGCACGACGTGTTTGTGTCGGATGGCGGCGCGCTGAAGCCCGTTTACAAGGAGAAGCTCGACCGGGCCGGCATCCGCTACGAAGAAGGCGCGCACACGCTGGAAGAAATTCTGGCCGCTGACGAAATCGTGAAAAGCCCGGGGATTCCGGAAAAAGCGCCCGTAATGCAGGCCGTGCGCGCGAAAGGCATCCGCGTGATTTCGGAAATCGACCTGGCCAGCCGCTACACCAAAGCCAAGAGCATTGGCATTACGGGTACCAACGGCAAAACCACCACCACGCTGCTCACTTACCACCTGCTGAAGGAAGCCGGCTACAAGGTAGGCTTGGCTGGCAACGTGGGCCACTCGTTTGCCGAGCAAGTAATCGACGACCAGTTTGATTGGTACGTGTTGGAGCTAAGCTCATTTCAGCTCGACGATACCTACGACTACGCGCCCACCGTGGCGGTGCTGCTGAACATCACGCCCGACCACCTCGACCGCTACGAGTACTCGATGCAGAAGTACGCGCAGGCCAAGCTGCGCCTTACGCGCAACCTGGATAGCAGTAGCTACTTCATTTACAACGCCGACGACCGCCTGATCGAGCAGGAGTACCAATCGGTATTCGTCGATACCAACGACTTACCGTTCACCCTGGCCGATCATCCGGAGCGCAAGTGTGCTGCCTTTTTCACCGCCGAAACCACGCTGCGCCTTGACATTCCGCACGTGCAGGCCGACGGCTACGAGGAAGTAAGCCTTGCCAACTCGCCGCTGATTGGCCAGCACAACCGGCAGAACCAAGCTGCGGCCATTATGGCTGCGCGCGTGGCTGGGGTTTCGGTCGAGCAAATTGAGGCCGCGCTGCCTAGGTTCCACAACGCAGACCACCGCCTGCAGCCCGTGGGCGAAATCAACGGTGCCCGCTTCATCAACGACTCCAAAGCCACCAACGTGGAGGCCGCTTGGTTTGCCCTCGATGGCGTAAAGGCTCCGCTGATATGGATTGCGGGCGGCACCGACAAAGGCAACGATTACAGCACGCTCGTGCCGCTGGCCCGCGACAAGGTGAAGGCGCTGATTTGCCTAGGTGCCGACAACGCCAAGCTGCGCCAAGTGTTCGGTGAGGTAGTGCCGCAACTGGAGGAAACGCAGGACGTGCGCGAGGCCGTGCGCCGCGCCGCCGCGCTGGCCGCCCCCGGCGACGTGGTGCTGCTGTCGCCCGCCTGCGCCTCGTTCGACTTGTTCAAAAACTACGAAGACCGCGGCCGGCAATTCGCGCAGGCAGTCAAGGATTTAGCATTAAATACCATGACATAA
- the mraY gene encoding phospho-N-acetylmuramoyl-pentapeptide-transferase translates to MLYYLFDFLHRHYNIPGTGVFQYTSFRAAMAVVTSLIIAQLFGKRLIAILRRRQIGETVRDLGLQGQLEKKGTPTMGGLIILLAILVPTLLFAKLDNLYVILMILSTVWLGLIGFVDDYIKVVKKDKEGLAGRFKMLGQIGLGLTVGWVLFFSRDVTVRQYLLPTGQLSAVDASTVYQDVKLMITTIPFAKNNELNYGDLFATAGDFFNEYYAFFYIPIVIFIITAVSNGANITDGLDGLAAGTSAIIGTTLGIFAFVSGNAVLADYLDIMFIPNVGELTIFCTAFVGACVGFLWYNSFPAQVFMGDTGSLAIGGIIAVLALIVRKELLIPVLCGIFLVENLSVMVQVSYFKYTKRKYGEGRRLLRMSPLHHHYQKLGYHESKIVSRFWIVCIMLAVLTLVTLKLR, encoded by the coding sequence ATGCTCTACTACCTCTTCGATTTTTTGCACCGCCATTACAACATTCCCGGCACGGGTGTATTTCAGTACACCTCGTTTCGGGCGGCTATGGCAGTGGTTACCTCGCTTATCATCGCGCAGCTGTTCGGCAAACGGCTGATTGCCATTTTGCGCCGCAGGCAAATTGGCGAAACCGTGCGCGACCTAGGTCTGCAGGGGCAACTCGAGAAAAAGGGCACTCCCACCATGGGCGGCCTCATCATTTTGCTGGCCATTTTGGTGCCCACGCTCCTCTTTGCCAAGCTCGATAACCTCTACGTTATCCTGATGATTCTGAGCACCGTGTGGCTTGGGCTCATCGGCTTCGTGGACGACTACATCAAGGTAGTAAAGAAGGACAAGGAGGGCTTAGCGGGTCGCTTCAAGATGCTGGGCCAGATTGGCTTGGGCCTGACGGTGGGCTGGGTGCTATTCTTCAGCCGCGATGTAACGGTGCGCCAATACCTGCTGCCCACCGGGCAGCTTTCGGCCGTCGACGCCAGCACCGTCTACCAGGACGTGAAGCTCATGATTACCACCATCCCGTTTGCGAAAAACAACGAGCTGAACTACGGCGACTTGTTTGCTACGGCCGGCGACTTCTTCAACGAGTACTATGCCTTCTTCTACATTCCCATCGTGATTTTTATCATCACGGCGGTGTCGAATGGCGCCAACATTACCGACGGCCTCGATGGCCTCGCGGCAGGTACTTCGGCCATTATTGGCACCACGCTGGGCATCTTCGCCTTCGTGTCGGGTAACGCCGTGCTGGCCGATTACCTCGACATCATGTTCATCCCGAACGTGGGCGAGCTGACGATTTTCTGTACGGCTTTCGTGGGAGCGTGCGTGGGCTTTTTGTGGTACAACTCCTTCCCGGCCCAGGTATTCATGGGCGACACGGGCTCGTTGGCCATTGGCGGCATTATTGCGGTGCTGGCCCTTATCGTGCGCAAAGAGCTGCTCATTCCGGTGCTCTGCGGCATTTTCCTCGTCGAGAATCTTTCGGTGATGGTGCAGGTGAGCTATTTCAAGTACACCAAGCGCAAGTACGGCGAAGGCCGCCGCTTGCTGCGCATGTCGCCGCTGCACCACCACTACCAGAAGCTGGGCTACCACGAGTCCAAAATCGTGTCGCGCTTCTGGATTGTCTGTATTATGCTGGCGGTGCTAACTCTTGTGACTTTGAAACTACGCTAA
- a CDS encoding UDP-N-acetylmuramoyl-L-alanyl-D-glutamate--2,6-diaminopimelate ligase, with protein MTPLTSTPQHQLRDLLTDVNVLEQHGSADVLVANLTLDSRQAAAGTAFFALRGVQADGHQFIGKAVDLGAGVVVCEELPAELSEQVTYVRVADSAEAMGHMAAAFYGHPSKQLKLVGVTGTNGKTTVATLMHKLFTARGYKAGMLSTVQNQIGEEVIPATHTTPDAIRLNELLARMVAARCTHAFMEVSSHSVVQHRVTGLHFAGGIFTNLTHDHLDYHGTFDNYIKAKKGFFDMLPASAFALTNADDKRGMVMLQNTRASKATYSMRSLATVRGRLIENSVEGLQLEVDGHEVQFRLIGVFNAYNLLAVYGAATLLGEEPEEVLTVLSGLTSAPGRFEPIVSPRKRVVGIVDYAHTPDALENVLTTIAEIRRPDQQVITVVGCGGNRDAAKRPVMAELACRLSDRAVLTSDNPRFEDPNEILKQMQAGVRPTDAGKYLTVPDRREAIKTACAIARPNDIVLVAGKGHEIYQEIQGQRTAFDDREVLREAYELLSL; from the coding sequence TTGACTCCGCTAACCTCCACCCCCCAGCATCAGCTTCGCGACTTACTCACCGACGTAAACGTGCTCGAGCAGCACGGTTCGGCCGATGTGCTCGTCGCCAACCTTACGCTCGATTCGCGCCAAGCTGCAGCCGGCACCGCGTTTTTCGCGTTGCGCGGCGTGCAGGCCGATGGTCATCAGTTCATCGGCAAGGCAGTTGACCTAGGCGCTGGCGTGGTGGTGTGCGAAGAATTGCCGGCTGAGTTGAGCGAGCAGGTTACGTATGTGCGGGTAGCAGACAGCGCCGAGGCCATGGGCCATATGGCTGCCGCTTTTTACGGGCACCCATCAAAGCAGCTGAAGCTGGTGGGCGTAACGGGCACCAATGGCAAAACCACCGTGGCTACCCTGATGCATAAGCTGTTTACGGCGCGGGGTTATAAAGCAGGCATGCTCTCCACGGTGCAAAACCAGATTGGCGAAGAGGTAATACCAGCTACCCACACCACGCCCGATGCCATTCGGCTGAATGAGTTGCTGGCCCGTATGGTGGCTGCGCGGTGCACGCATGCCTTTATGGAAGTAAGCTCGCACTCGGTGGTGCAGCACCGCGTAACGGGCCTGCATTTTGCCGGTGGCATTTTCACCAACCTCACCCACGACCACCTCGACTACCACGGCACGTTCGATAATTACATTAAGGCCAAAAAGGGCTTTTTCGACATGCTGCCTGCTTCGGCCTTTGCCCTTACCAACGCCGACGACAAGCGCGGCATGGTAATGCTGCAAAACACCCGAGCCAGCAAAGCCACTTACTCCATGCGCAGCCTGGCCACGGTGCGCGGCCGCCTGATTGAGAATAGCGTAGAAGGCCTGCAGCTCGAAGTAGACGGCCACGAGGTGCAGTTCCGCCTGATTGGAGTGTTCAACGCCTACAACTTGTTGGCGGTGTACGGCGCTGCTACGCTGCTGGGCGAGGAGCCCGAGGAGGTGCTGACGGTGCTATCGGGCCTTACCTCGGCGCCTGGCCGCTTCGAGCCGATTGTATCGCCGCGCAAGCGCGTGGTGGGTATTGTGGATTACGCCCACACACCCGACGCGCTGGAAAATGTGCTGACTACCATTGCCGAAATCCGGCGGCCCGATCAGCAGGTGATTACCGTGGTGGGTTGCGGCGGCAACCGCGATGCCGCTAAGCGCCCCGTAATGGCCGAGTTGGCCTGCCGCTTGTCCGACCGGGCCGTGCTTACCTCCGATAACCCGCGCTTCGAGGACCCCAACGAAATTCTGAAACAAATGCAAGCGGGCGTGCGGCCAACCGACGCTGGCAAATACCTGACCGTGCCCGACCGCCGCGAGGCCATTAAAACGGCTTGCGCCATTGCGCGCCCCAACGACATTGTGCTGGTAGCCGGCAAAGGCCACGAAATCTACCAGGAAATCCAAGGCCAGCGCACCGCTTTCGACGACCGCGAAGTACTGCGCGAGGCCTACGAACTGCTGAGCTTGTAA